The DNA region CCCGCTAAAGGCTAGTTTGACTGCTGCTTCTGCATTGAGTTGTCCAGCGCCATAATAGTTCAAACCATCATCCTGGATAACTCGCGCTGATTGTTTGAGAACTTTTAAGACTTCATCTGGTTCTTTGATGCCAGCAGCTTTAATTAATGCCGCAACACCAGCAACGTGGGGAGCAGCCATGCTTGTACCCTGGAAGCCCAGAAATACCCCTTCGCCCTTTTCGTCGATAGTTTCTTGGAGAATCTTACCAGCTTCGCTACCACCAGGAGCAGAGATATCTACCCCAGCACCAAAGTTAGAGTAGGGCGCTCTTTCACCATCTGGGCCAGTTGCGGAAACGCCGACGACGTAAGGATAGCGGGCTGGATAGCTCGCCCCATTGGCATTTTCATTTCCGGCTGCGGCAATGATAACTACGCCTTTTCTATGGGCATACTCGATCGCTTCTTTCATCAACTTGCTTTCACCGCCGCCGCCTAAGCTCATATTAATCACATCTGCGCCTTTATCAGCAGCAAATTTAATCGCTTCGGCAATATCGGCAACAGTACCGCCACCATAAGAACTAAGTACCTTTAGCGGCATCAGACTGGCTTCGTAAGCAATTCCAGCTACACCATATTTGTTATTTGTAGCTTGAGCTATAGTTCCGGCAACATGAGTACCGTGACCATTATCGTCTGTGGCTTCTTCTCGGTCGTTAACGAAATCATAGCCTTTGACGAATTTTGTCTCATATAAGTCGCGCACCTTGGTAATACCAGTGTCGATAACTGCGACTGTGATGCCACTGCCTTTAGTTTGACTCCATGCGCCTTCAATACCGATTTTGTGCAAGTTCCACTGCTTGCTGTAATATTGGTCATTGGGGCCAGTTAATGAGGGAGTTGTCTCATCGTCATCTTCTTGGGGTCTCAAAAATTCTCCCAGCCTTGCTGCCTTACCCGGTTGAGGAATCTTGTTATAGATATAGTTTGGTTCAATGAATTCTGTAGCTTGGGCAAACTGAGATTTTTTCAGTTCTTTGAGCCGTTGACGATCGCCCTTGATAATATAGACATTATCTTTTTTGGAAAACTTGTTGTCTAATTGGGGTGTAACGTTGTATTGTTTGGCGATCGCTTGCAAATCCTGTTCCACAACCAGTGATGGAATATCTTCCCGAAAATCAAGCAAAATCGTCTCAAACTCTCCTTTAGCTGCCAATCCCTGAAAATTCAGGAAACCGAATATGGCAGATCCTAGCCCAATGACAAACAAGCACAATAATATAAGTTTTCTCATATTAACTCATCACCGCTTTTTGCCAGTTTGCTCACTACCATAACTTATCTCTATCCTTTAGTGGTGGATTTTGCACTTTTAGTTACAAGTTTCACTCAGGAATTTTTTAAACGATGGAACGTGGTCTTTTATGGTTGCCGTTATTAGTAATGTTTTTCTGGTTGGCTTGGCAAGGCTCGAAGGAATATCAAAAAGTTGAAGCCTATCGCGCTTGGGCAGAGCAATTTGAACGGGCTAAGTATGATATCTACGCTGTATTAGGTCAAAAAGGCAACAATCTAACTTGGGGAAAACCCACGCCTAAAGGGCCTATTAAACTAGAAACATTCTCTTTGCTTGATGTGAAAGAAGTATCTCTTTTAGTAGATGATAAAAAAGTAGACTTAGAAAATATACCAGAAAAAGGTCGTTCTATAGAGTTAGAATTTCTATTTTCAGAATCTACTGATTCAGTACGGGTTCCGTTTACAGAAATCCCTTTGGCAGCAGAATGGGGTAAGTTTTTGCAGAAGGCGTTAGAAAGTTTGCGATCGCAAGCGAATCAGTAGTACAGCAAGGCGGAAGTCAAAAATCGCGGTGGTGAGGTGCTGAGATTAATTGGGGCGTGGCAGTAGCCGGGGCGAATTCGTGCGTAATTTCCAAAAAAAAATGGTAATATCTCAGGATTCTCTAACGGATAATCTTCATGAAAAATACAAAGCTAGAAAATAAAAGTTGGTTCACAGTAATAGATGATGCCGAAGCGATAAAAATAACTGGCGGTCTAAGGAATCTTAAAATTAAATGCCGATTTCAT from Nostoc commune NIES-4072 includes:
- a CDS encoding S8 family peptidase, which encodes MRKLILLCLFVIGLGSAIFGFLNFQGLAAKGEFETILLDFREDIPSLVVEQDLQAIAKQYNVTPQLDNKFSKKDNVYIIKGDRQRLKELKKSQFAQATEFIEPNYIYNKIPQPGKAARLGEFLRPQEDDDETTPSLTGPNDQYYSKQWNLHKIGIEGAWSQTKGSGITVAVIDTGITKVRDLYETKFVKGYDFVNDREEATDDNGHGTHVAGTIAQATNNKYGVAGIAYEASLMPLKVLSSYGGGTVADIAEAIKFAADKGADVINMSLGGGGESKLMKEAIEYAHRKGVVIIAAAGNENANGASYPARYPYVVGVSATGPDGERAPYSNFGAGVDISAPGGSEAGKILQETIDEKGEGVFLGFQGTSMAAPHVAGVAALIKAAGIKEPDEVLKVLKQSARVIQDDGLNYYGAGQLNAEAAVKLAFSGQISFPDFFRWLRDNGYLNPGFWIDGGAVALLPKVLMVVGSYLLAWFLRVYFPFTWSWSLFSGLIAGSSGLFFLKGIYIFDLPQWPFRVLGSSIPELGNTLQGTHALNPLFASVLIPIVLMALLLGHPSWRWFAIGSTLGVAACLTVSAFLDPAVMGLGSGYLARLFLIANALICYGLARLALKNEEKIA